TAGAACAAGTACTTCTAGAATATGTACAACAATTAGAAGAAAGAGCAAAAATGACAGAAAAAGCGGTATTATAATAGTATCCTTTTTCTCTTTTTGCTTAAAAAGTGATAGAATAAAGCGTGGATAAGATACACGTGGATATTAGTAGGGAGTGAATACTAGAATGAGTAATGAATTCGAAACAAATGAATTGCTACAAGTTCGTTATGATAAACTACACACATTAGAAGAAATGGGTGTAAATCCATTTGGGCATCGTTTTGATTGTAGCCATACAGCTAAAGAATTACATGAACAATTTGACCAATTTACAAAAGAAGAATTAGAAGAAAAAAGCGTATCTGTAAAATTAGCAGGGCGTTTAATGACAAAACGCGGAAAAGGGAAAGCGGGATTTGCCCACATCCAAGATCGCACAGGTCAAATTCAAATTTACGTACGGAAAGATACAGTACAAGAAGGTCAATATGATGTTTTTAAATTAAGTGATATCGGTGACATTATCGGGGTAGAAGGAGCGTTATTTAAAACAAAAGTAGGCGAACTGTCTATTAAAGTAAGTGATTTTGATTTCCTTTCTAAATCCCTTCGTCCACTGCCAGAAAAGTTTCATGGTCTTCGTGATATCGAGCAACGTTATCGCCAACGTTACTTAGACTTAATTATGAATCCAGAAAGTCGCGAAACATTTATTACGAGAAGTAAAATTTTACAATCCATGCGTCGTTATTTAGATGAACACGGATACTTAGAAGTAGAAACACCAATGATGCATAACATTCCAGGTGGAGCTTCTGCGCGGCCGTTTGTGACTCACCATAATGCGTTAGATATTCCTTTATATATGCGAATTGCAATTGAATTACACTTAAAACGTTTAATTGTCGGTGGATTAGAAAAAGTGTATGAAATTGGACGCGTGTTCCGAAACGAAGGTGTATCTACTCGTCATAACCCTGAGTTTACAATGCTAGAATTATATGAAGCGTATACAGATTTTAATGACATTATGGAATTAACAGAAAACATGGTAGCGCATATTGCGAAAGAAGTATTAGCTACAACGACGGTGCAATATGGTGACTATGAAGTGAACTTAGAACCAAAATGGACAAGACTTCATATGGTAGATGCAATTAAAGAAAAAACAGGTGTAGACTTTTGGAAAGAAATGACGGATGAAGAAGCGCGCACTTTAGCAAAAGAGCATCACGTAGAAATTAATGATCATATGAAATTTGGACATGTTGTAAACGAATTTTTTGAACAAAAAATAGAAGAAACATTAATTCAACCAACATTCATTTATGGACACCCAGTGGAAATTTCGCCATTAGCGAAGAAAAATGAAGAAGACCCACGCTTTACAGATCGTTTTGAATTATTTATTGTTGGTCGTGAGCATGCGAATGCCTTTACGGAATTAAATGATCCAATCGATCAACGTGGACGTTTTGAAGCACAATTAAAAGAACGTGAATTAGGAAATGATGAAGCGCATATGATGGATGAAGATTTCTTAGAAGCATTAGAATACGGAATGCCTCCAACAGGTGGATTAGGTATCGGTATTGACCGTCTGGTAATGTTACTTACTAATTCTCCGTCCATTCGCGATGTATTATTATTTCCACAAATGAGAAAAAGAGAATCAAAATAAAGAACAGCAATCCTTCGTTCTTTGTTTTAGGTATTTAGTCTATGATGTAGGAATAAATAGATGAATAGCCTCTCACTTTCTATTTGCGTAGTGTAAAATAGAGGGGGAGAGGTTGTTTATTGTTAAAAGGATATAACATGAAAATAAAAAACAATAAGTTTTTAAAAGTTTTTTTAAAAAAGTATTGCAATCATTTTAAACGCATGGTATATTATTAAACGTCGCTTATGACATAAACACTTCTAAAAAACATTTTAAAAAAAGTGTTGACGGAAGTTCAGTCAGGTGATATGATAATAAGGTCGCTTTTGAAAAGCGATGATGTCCTTTGAAAACTAAACGAAACGTCAAGCAATAGAATGTACGATATACAATTTGTATAAAATGCATCTCTAGTCAATTCTAAAGAGTCAACGTAAAACTTTTATTTGAGAGTTTGATCCTGGCTCAGGATGAACGCTGGCGGCGTGCCTAATACATGCAAGTCGAGCGAACCAACGAGGAGCTTGCTCCTTTGCGGTTAGCGGCGGACGGGTGAGTAACACGTGGGCAACCTGCCCTTAAGACTGGGATAACATCGAGAAATCGGTGCTAATACCGGATAACTGATTAGACCGCATGGTCTAATGATAAAAGATGGCTTCGGCTATCACTTAAGGATGGGCCCGCGGCGCATTAGCTAGTTGGTAGGGTAACAGCCTACCAAGGCAACGATGCGTAGCCGACCTGAGAGGGTGATCGGCCACATTGGGACTGAGACACGGCCCAAACTCCTACGGGAGGCAGCAGTAGGGAATCTTCCGCAATGGACGAAAGTCTGACGGAGCAACGCCGCGTGAGTGATGAAGGTCTTCGGATCGTAAAACTCTGTTGTTAGGGAAGAACAAGTATCGTTCAAATAGGGCGGTACCTTGACGGTACCTAACCAGAAAGCCACGGCTAACTACGTGCCAGCAGCCGCGGTAATACGTAGGTGGCAAGCGTTATCCGGAATTATTGGGCGTAAAGCGCGCGCAGGCGGCTTCTTAAGTCTGATGTGAAAGCCCACGGCTCAACCGTGGAGGGTCATTGGAAACTGGAAAGCTTGAGTGCAGAAGAGGAGAGTGGAATTCCATGTGTAGCGGTGAAATGCGTAGAGATATGGAGGAACACCAGTGGCGAAGGCGACTCTCTGGTCTGCAACTGACGCTGAGGCGCGAAAGCGTGGGGAGCGAACAGGATTAGATACCCTGGTAGTCCACGCTGTAAACGATGAGTGCTAGGTGTCGGGGGGTCCAACCCTCGGTGCTGTCGCTAACGCACTAAGCACTCCGCCTGGGGAGTACGGTCGCAAGACTGAAACTCAAAGGAATTGACGGGGGCCCGCACAAGCGGTGGAGCATGTGGTTTAATTCGAAGCAACGCGAAGAACCTTACCAAGTCTTGACATCCCTTGCACGCTCTAGAGATAGAGTTTTCCCCTTCGGGGGACAAGGTGACAGGTGGTGCATGGTTGTCGTCAGCTCGTGTCGTGAGATGTTGGGTTAAGTCCCGCAACGAGCGCAACCCTTGATCTTAGTTGCCAGCATTTAGTTGGGCACTCTAAGGTGACTGCCGGTGACAAACCGGAGGAAGGTGGGGATGACGTCAAATCATCATGCCCCTTATGACTTGGGCTACACACGTGCTACAATGGGTGATACAAAGGGTCGCGAAGTCGCAAGGCGGAGCTAATCCCATAAAGTCACTCTCAGTTCGGATTGCAGGCTGCAACTCGCCTGCATGAAGTCGGAATCGCTAGTAATCGCAGATCAGCATGCTGCGGTGAATACGTTCCCGGGCCTTGTACACACCGCCCGTCACACCACGAGAGTTTGCAACACCCGAAGTCGGTGAGGTAACCTTTTGGAACCAGCCGCCGAAGGTGGGGTAGATGATTGGGGTGAAGTCGTAACAAGGTAGCCGTATCGGAAGGTGCGGCTGGATCACCTCCTTTCTAAGGAATATACAAAGAGCAACGCTCTTTTACAAAAACATTTTCAATCTTTAGATTGACTGCTTAGACGTTTGTTTAGTTTTGAGAGGATATCTCTCAAAAATTACCGCTTTCTTTTTTAAGAAAGTGAGTGATATAATAAAAATCCGCTTAAGGCGGGTTGTTGTTCTTTGAAAACCAAATAACGAATCATTGATATTTTGATTATATNCGTAGAGATATGGAGGAACACCAGTGGCGAAGGCGACTCTCTGGTCTGCAACTGACGCTGAGGTGCGAAAGCGTGGGGAGCGAACAGGATTAGATACCCTGGTAGTCCACGCTGTAAACGATGAGTGCTAGGTGTCGGGGGGTCCAACCCTCGGTGCTGTCGCTAACGCACTAAGCACTCCGCCTGGGGAGTACGGTCGCAAGACTGAAACTCAAAGGAATTGACGGGGGCCC
The genomic region above belongs to Massilibacterium senegalense and contains:
- the lysS gene encoding lysine--tRNA ligase, which produces MSNEFETNELLQVRYDKLHTLEEMGVNPFGHRFDCSHTAKELHEQFDQFTKEELEEKSVSVKLAGRLMTKRGKGKAGFAHIQDRTGQIQIYVRKDTVQEGQYDVFKLSDIGDIIGVEGALFKTKVGELSIKVSDFDFLSKSLRPLPEKFHGLRDIEQRYRQRYLDLIMNPESRETFITRSKILQSMRRYLDEHGYLEVETPMMHNIPGGASARPFVTHHNALDIPLYMRIAIELHLKRLIVGGLEKVYEIGRVFRNEGVSTRHNPEFTMLELYEAYTDFNDIMELTENMVAHIAKEVLATTTVQYGDYEVNLEPKWTRLHMVDAIKEKTGVDFWKEMTDEEARTLAKEHHVEINDHMKFGHVVNEFFEQKIEETLIQPTFIYGHPVEISPLAKKNEEDPRFTDRFELFIVGREHANAFTELNDPIDQRGRFEAQLKERELGNDEAHMMDEDFLEALEYGMPPTGGLGIGIDRLVMLLTNSPSIRDVLLFPQMRKRESK